The Drosophila mauritiana strain mau12 chromosome 2R, ASM438214v1, whole genome shotgun sequence genome has a segment encoding these proteins:
- the LOC117136586 gene encoding G2/mitotic-specific cyclin-B encodes MVGTTLKMRSDENASENFKQVQLKKLTVPSMEATTKRAALGDLQNRGISRPIAAKDAAQKDSKDLKLTDALRNAKARVDSHWKKQPLGSTNGNGNGAVPPKVNEGGVAAFLRSNSVRNRVPTKTTVEPTKVTVKSSSSENVNEPTLKREDSNLSKKSLTKLRAALAKPVMGVSGIRREPVAVSRKEAETKKELPETKKDSLEVKKDATRMPLIRGNSAVTTTTSTMPTTMSLSSKRLAGIEDIDANDKENLVLVSEYVNDIYDYLYQVEQDQPIHKDHLAGQKEVSHKMRAVLIDWINEVHLQFHLAAETFQLAVAIIDRYLQVVKDTKRTYLQLVGVTALFIATKYEELFPPAIGDFVFITDDTYTARQIRQMELQIFKAIDCNLSRPLPIHFLRRYSKAAGAEDEHHTMSKYFIELASVDYEMATYRPSEIAAASLFLSLHLLNGNYRAGTGFNDRHWTPTLTFYSRYSAAHLRPITRLIAKLARDAPQAKLKAIYNKYQGSKFQKIALRTELTGALMDSIVDQSQRK; translated from the exons ATGGTGGGCACGACACTGAAAATGCGTAGCGATGAG AACGCTTCGGAGAACTTCAAGCAAGTGCAATTGAAGAAATTGACGGTTCCTTCCATggaggcaacaacaaaacgcGCGGCCTTGGGCGATTTGCAGAATCGCGGCATAAGTCGTCCCATCGCAGCGAAGGATGCGGCACAGAAAGA CTCCAAGGATCTCAAGCTCACAGACGCCCTGCGCAATGCCAAGGCTCGAGTGGATAGCCACTGGAAGAAACAGCCACTGGGCAGCaccaatggcaatggcaatggcgcCGTTCCGCCCAAGGTCAACgaggggggcgtggcggcGTTTTTGCGCTCGAATTCGGTGCGCAATCGCGTTCCGACCAAGACCACTGTAGAACCTACTAAAG TTACAGTCAAGTCCAGTTCTTCCGAGAACGTGAACGAGCCCACCTTGAAGCGCGAGGACAGCAATCTGTCGAAGAAGTCGCTGACCAAACTGCGTGCCGCTTTGGCCAAACCCGTGATGGGAGTTTCAGGAATTCGACGGGAACCAGTAGCTGTTTCCCGCAAAGAGGCAGAGACCAAGAAGGAACTGCCAGAAACCAAGAAGGACTCACTGGAAGTGAAAAAGGATGCGACCAGGATGCCCCTTATTAGGGGCAACAGTGCGGTCACTACGACCACATCCACGATGCCCACCACCATGTCCCTTTCCAGCAAGCGCTTGGCTGGAATCGAGGATATCGATGCCAATGACAAGGAGAACCTGGTACTGGTCTCCGAATATGTAAACGATATCTACGACTACTTGTATCAGGTGGAGCAGGACCAGCCCATTCACAAGGATCACCTGGCCGGGCAGAAGGAGGTGTCCCACAAGATGCGAGCCGTGCTGATCGATTGGATCAACGAAGTCCACCTGCAGTTCCATCTGGCTGCAGAGACCTTCCAGCTGGCGGTGGCTATCATTGATCGCTACCTGCAGGTGGTCAAGGACACTAAACGCACGTACTTGCAATTGGTGGGAGTGACAGCCCTCTTCATAGCAACCAAGTACGAGGAGCTGTTCCCGCCGGCAATCGGGGATTTCGTCTTCATCACGGACGACACCTACACTGCCCGGCAGATCCGACAGATGGAGCTGCAGATCTTCAAGGCCATCGACTGTAATCTGTCGCGTCCGCTGCCGATTCACTTCCTTCGACGCTACTCGAAGGCTGCTGGCGCCGAGGACGAGCACCATACGATGTCCAAGTACTTCATTGAGCTAGCTTCCGTGGACTACGAAATGGCCACTTACAGGCCATCGGAG ATTGCAGCTGCCTCACTGTTCCTGTCGCTGCACTTGCTCAACGGAAACTACCGGGCCGGTACAGGATTCAACGACCGTCACTGGACACCCACTCTGACCTTCTACTCGCGGTACTCGGCCGCGCACTTGCGTCCGATTACCCGGCTGATCGCGAAACTAGCCCGGGATGCTCCCCAGGCCAAACTGAAGGCCATCTACAACAAGTACCAGGGCAGCAAGTTCCAGAAGATCGCGCTGCGAACGGAGCTGACCGGTGCGCTGATGGACTCTATTGTGGACCAGAGCCAGAGGAAATAG
- the LOC117137856 gene encoding uncharacterized protein LOC117137856 isoform X2: MPPKRRRRFQGLYYHSSPPKVMPMNGQAGGQNGRKRRDNEDFSVKLSTIRIWIHEKDIGKLTRILWGGQGNRLCQQASNNGRVKRFLAAVPHVMNAIKDLHQAVIDNNLETVQAQLEPPVPSALVTCKDGNGLNIIHKAAGLGHTKLLEYLVGIWPEGAHETDITGKTPLHWAASAKNNMRCYTLLTQAGCDEEAVDYKMKTPSYYRHKPHEIERAFLVYVPDAPRVSPDSATDWEALCDEGGVDNGTGGDASSKKLDIKVPPSVNGRKSLDDSLENTSELDPNDGIFEEL; encoded by the exons ATGCCTCCCAAGAGACGAAGGAGATTCCAGGGACTCTACTACCATTCATCGCCGCCCAAAG TGATGCCCATGAATGGACAGGCTGGTGGCCAAAATGGACGCAAGCGTCGGGACAACGAAG ATTTCTCGGTGAAGTTATCCACCATCAGGATCTGGATTCATGAGAAGGACATCGGCAAGTTGACGCGTATTTTGTGGGGGGGCCAGGGCAACCGTCTGTGCCAACAGGCCAGCAACAATGGTCGAGTGAAGCGCTTCCTGGCCGCCGTTCCCCATGTCATG AATGCCATCAAAGATCTGCACCAGGCGGTCATCGACAACAATCTGGAGACCGTGCAGGCGCAGCTGGAGCCACCGGTGCCCAGTGCGCTGGTCACCTGCAAGGACGGCAATGGCTTGAACATCATTCACAAGGCCGCCGGACTGGGCCACACCAAGCTGCTGGAGTACCTGGTGGGCATTTGGCCCGAGGGCGCCCATGAGACGGACATCACCGGAAAGACGCCGCTCCACTGGGCCGCCAGTGCCAAGAACAACATGCGATGCTACACCCTGCTCACCCAAGCGGGCTGCGACGAGGAGGCCGTCGATTAT AAAATGAAGACCCCCTCATACTATCGCCACAAGCCGCACGAAATCGAGCGCGCCTTCCTGGTTTATGTGCCGGATGCACCTCGCGTCTCCCCCGACAGCGCCACCGATTGGGAGGCCTTGTGCGATGAGGGTGGAGTGGACAACGGAACGGGCGGCGATGCCAGCTCCAAG AAACTGGACATCAAGGTGCCGCCGTCTGTGAATGGCCGCAAATCGCTGGACGACAGCCTTGAGAACACCTCAGAGCTGGACCCCAACGACGG AATATTCGAAGAGCTGTAA
- the LOC117136601 gene encoding ATP synthase subunit alpha, mitochondrial — translation MSIFSARLASSVARNLPKAANQVACKAAYPAASLAARKLHVASTQRSAEISNILEERILGVAPKADLEETGRVLSIGDGIARVYGLNNIQADEMVEFSSGLKGMALNLEPDNVGVVVFGNDKLIKQGDIVKRTGAIVDVPVGDELLGRVVDALGNAIDGKGAINTKDRFRVGIKAPGIIPRVSVREPMQTGIKAVDSLVPIGRGQRELIIGDRQTGKTALAIDTIINQKRFNEAQDESKKLYCIYVAIGQKRSTVAQIVKRLTDSGAMGYSVIVSATASDAAPLQYLAPYSGCAMGEYFRDKGKHALIIYDDLSKQAVAYRQMSLLLRRPPGREAYPGDVFYLHSRLLERAAKMSPAMGGGSLTALPVIETQAGDVSAYIPTNVISITDGQIFLETELFYKGIRPAINVGLSVSRVGSAAQTKAMKQVAGSMKLELAQYREVAAFAQFGSDLDAATQQLLNRGVRLTELLKQGQYVPMAIEDQVAVIYCGVRGHLDKMDPAKITKFEKEFLQHIKTSEQALLDTIAKDGAISESSDAKLKDIVAKFMSTFQG, via the exons ATGTCGATTTTTTCCGCCCGCCTGGCGTCTTCGGTCGCCCGTAACCTGCCCAAGGCTGCCAACCAG GTCGCCTGCAAAGCCGCCTATCCCGCCGCCAGTCTTGCTGCCCGCAAGCTCCATGTGGCCAGCACGCAGCGTAGCGCCGAGATCTCCAACATCCTGGAGGAGCGCATCCTGGGCGTCGCCCCCAAGGCTGATCTGGAGGAGACCGGCCGTGTGCTGAGCATCGGTGACGGTATCGCCCGTGTCTACGGTCTGAACAACATCCAGGCCGATGAGATGGTGGAGTTCTCCTCCGGACTGAAGGGCATGGCCCTTAACTTGGAGCCCGACAACGTCGGTGTTGTGGTCTTCGGTAACGATAAGCTGATCAAGCAGGGCGATATCGTCAAGCGTACCGGTGCCATCGTGGATGTGCCCGTCGGTGATGAGCTGCTGGGTCGCGTCGTCGATGCCCTAGGAAATGCCATCGATGGCAAGGGCGCCATCAACACCAAGGACCGTTTCCGTGTGGGAATCAAGGCCCCCGGCATCATCCCCCGTGTGTCCGTGCGCGAGCCTATGCAGACCGGTATCAAGGCCGTCGACTCTCTGGTGCCCATCGGTCGTGGTCAGCGTGAGCTGATCATTGGCGATCGTCAGACTGG TAAGACCGCTCTGGCCATCGACACCATCATCAACCAGAAGCGCTTCAACGAGGCCCAGGACGAGTCGAAGAAACTGTACTGCATCTACGTTGCCATTGGCCAGAAGCGTTCCACCGTCGCCCAGATCGTGAAGCGTCTGACCGACTCCGGCGCCATGGGCTACTCCGTGATCGTGTCGGCCACCGCCTCCGACGCTGCTCCCCTGCAGTACTTGGCCCCCTACTCCGGATGCGCCATGGGAGAGTACTTCCGCGACAAGGGCAAGCACGCCCTGATCATCTACGATGATTTGTCCAAGCAGGCTGTGGCTTACCGTCAGATGTCCCTGCTGCTGCGTCGTCCCCCAGGTCGTGAGGCCTACCCCGGTGATGTGTTCTACCTGCATTCGCGTCTGCTGGAGCGTGCCGCCAAGATGTCCCCCGCCATGGGAGGTGGTTCCCTGACTGCTCTGCCCGTGATCGAGACCCAGGCTGGCGATGTGTCCGCCTACATTCCAACCAACGTCATCTCGATTACTGATGGACAGATCTTCTTGGAGACCGAGTTGTTCTACAAGGGTATCCGCCCTGCCATCAACGTCGGTCTGTCCGTGTCCCGTGTGGGTTCCGCTGCCCAGACCAAGGCCATGAAGCAGGTTGCCGGTTCCATGAAGCTGGAGTTGGCCCAGTACCGTGAGGTCGCTGCCTTCGCCCAGTTCGGTTCCGATCTGGATGCCGCCACCCAGCAGCTGCTGAACCGTGGTGTGCGCCTCACTGAGCTGCTCAAGCAGGGTCAGTACGTGCCCATGGCCATTGAGGATCAG GTCGCCGTTATCTACTGCGGTGTGCGCGGTCATCTGGACAAGATGGATCCCGCCAAGATCACCAAGTTCGAGAAGGAGTTCTTGCAGCACATCAAGACCTCCGAGCAGGCTCTGCTCGACACCATCGCCAAGGACGGTGCTATCTCGGAGTCGTCCGATGCCAAGCTGAAGGACATTGTTGCCAAGTTCATGTCCACCTTCCAGGGTTAA
- the LOC117137355 gene encoding A disintegrin and metalloproteinase with thrombospondin motifs 16 — protein sequence MTVAAIGSNRHRRLALIVLTTLWLLIGASPSSSSPSSSSTNPKSVSIELRRKRSLHYNGIELDENNLVGHLREHERALIFGSRSPEEAPEFKLVHLAQQRPEEQQRLEEGKRPGAAEQHGGNPHQRRQRRSLPAQDGNGPLPPEEKEQEAGEDVEARLQLQQSPQLIDDAFIFIRRTENGTQFVEHSPQLLKRLDRCFYRSPAAALDLCEPGNVRGVFQQNGSDLVIHPLPARFGTGTHVLYQARVDKNGGDYSEASSRRTASPLDSQLQFEPDAEEFNEPRRRLRAQSQLQSPLRLRFQPRHHHPHQHHHQRRRRYIGDPPRSRWSEIPEELFIETAIFVDSDLYAHMQKNFPTNTESKVVSFLLAMINGVQLLYHHPTLGRRINFVLKRLEIWKSWDPPGLVRSRDVENYLNSFCKWQEKLNPFSDADPLHYDHALVLTGLDLVTYEKGKANSQVVGMATVKGMCTSIYSCTINEAKHFESVFVVAHEIGHNLGMRHDAKEISCDPTMHIMSPKLGSGKVTWSKCSRTYLEDFLMDPQAECLFDRDSFAGPWDHTAGGRLPGERFNANQQCMLRFGKNFMQASSQSKMEICRDLHCRQDGLPWTSHPALEGTECGPNMWCRGGTCEARSSKQGSYSALKSWPPEHVPEATHEKIIRHEPNRIPPLLHDYNPMGNELPGSPSNWGEWSEPSACESGCLYGQSRRLLEGSTGLRTLNRSCLNFPSRCIGRDRRFVTCNTPQCHKVPVQTINDFATQVCMQARKSDPELTGEGQQLPSTLDASCKIFCRTRTNGTKSRRWTFPDGTTCKAKQHNPEDITYCISGRCERFSCDNSTSNFFKMDSSFCEARSVRPTRDSSDQESRQQTPSQRYAERQEGKPLKNHYENEVAKRPSYGQGNHINAPASPYKRRNYHKPYPPEIPRPPPPASASLIALDRSSSSESEWVAHPGCHSNCMTDSKGVQGVTSRLTGVESIQLCSYRIQPCERLQTAAEYAEQTCARYRQKVRGLSGHGAQISASIDEPDRSCRVGCQDEFIKYRYYLVNGRNGHFPPGTRCSPVGKRYCVYGRCLEFGDDDLPLDKAHISLGQLRTRRKRSSPSNDLFNVTEIFSKPSHSDISAENIEFTQPIHVSADELSSKSR from the exons ATGACTGTCGCAGCAATTGGATCTAATCGGCACCGTCGTTTGGCTTTAATTGTTTTGACCACCTTGTGGCTGCTAATCGGGGCCAGCCCGTCCTCATCCTCcccatcctcctcctccaccaatCCAAAATCCGTCAGCATTGAGCTGCGTCGCAAGAGGAGCTTGCACTACAATGGCATTGAG CTGGATGAGAACAACCTGGTGGGCCATCTGAGGGAGCACGAGCGCGCCCTGATCTTCGGATCACGATCTCCGGAAGAGG CGCCCGAATTCAAACTCGTGCACTTGGCACAACAACGACCTgaggagcagcagcggctGGAGGAGGGGAAGCGGCCAGGTGCGGCGGAGCAGCATGGGGGCAATCCTCACCAGAGACGTCAGCGGCGCAGCCTGCCAGCGCAAG ATGGTAATGGGCCACTGCCGCcggaggagaaggagcaggagGCTGGGGAAGATGTGGAGGCGAggttgcagctgcagcagtcGCCGCAGCTGATCGACGACGCCTTCATCTTCATCCGACGCACCGAGAACGGCACCCAGTTCGTGGAGCACTCGCCGCAGCTGCTCAAGCGCCTGGACAGATGCTTCTACCGGAGTCCAGCGGCTGCTCTCGATCTCTGCGAGCCCGGCAATGTG CGCGGCGTGTTCCAGCAGAATGGCAGTGACCTGGTGATCCATCCGCTCCCCGCGCGCTTTGGCACCGGGACGCACGTGCTCTACCAAGCGAGGGTGGACAAGAACGGTGGCGACTACAGTGAGGCGTCGTCAAGACGAACGGCGTCGCCGTTAGACAGCCAGCTGCAGTTCGAGCCCGATGCGGAGGAGTTCAACGAACCACGGAGGCGGTTGCGGGCCCAGAGTCAGTTACAGTCCCCGTTGAGATTGCGCTTCCAGCCACGACATCATCACCCACATCAGCACCATCATCAGCGAAGACGCCGCTACATTGGAGATCCGCCGCGCTCCCGCTGGTCGGAAATTCCAGAGGAACTCTTCATTGAGACGGCCATCTTTGTGGACAGCGATCTCTATGCTCACATGCAGAAGAACTTCCCCACAAACACGGAGAGCAAGGTGGTCAGTTTCCTGCTGGCCATGATCAATGGTGTCCAGCTGCTATACCATCACCCCACTCTGGGTCGTCGCATCAATTTCGTGCTGAAGCGCCTTGAAATCTGGAAGTCTTGGGATCCACCGGGTCTGGTTCGCTCCAGGGATGTGGAGAACTACCTGAACAGCTTCTGCAAGTGGCAGGAGAAACTGAATCCCTTCTCCGACGCAGATCCCCTGCACTACGATCACGCCCTGGTGCTGACTGGTCTCGACCTCGTCACCTACGAGAAGGGCAAGGCCAATAGCCAGGTGGTGGGCATGGCGACGGTCAAGGGCATGTGCACCTCCATCTACTCCTGCACCATCAACGAGGCCAAGCACTTCGAGAGCGTCTTTGTGGTGGCCCACGAAATTGGACACAA CTTGGGAATGCGACACGATGCCAAGGAGATTAGCTGCGACCCCACCATGCACATCATGTCCCCGAAGCTGGGCAGTGGGAAGGTCACCTGGTCCAAGTGCTCGCGAACCTATCTTGAGGATTTCCTAAT GGATCCCCAGGCGGAGTGCCTATTCGATCGAGACTCGTTCGCGGGTCCTTGGGATCACACGGCAGGTGGTCGTCTGCCTGGCGAACGCTTCAATGCCAATCAGCAGTGCATGCTGCGCTTTGGAAAGAACTTCATGCAGGCCAGCAGCCAGAGCAAGATGGAAATCTGTCGGGATCTCCACTGTCGCCAGGATGGACTGCCCTGGACTTCGCATCCTGCGCTGGAGGGCACCGAATGCGGGCCCAATATG TGGTGCCGAGGTGGAACCTGTGAGGCTCGTTCCTCCAAACAGGGTAGCTACTCAGCCCTCAAATCCTGGCCTCCTGAACACGTTCCCGAGGCCACACACGAGAAGATTATCCGACATGAGCCGAACCGGATTCCCCCGCTGCTGCACGACTACAATCCGATGGGTAATGAGCTGCCAGGATCGCCCTCAAATTGGGGCGAGTGGAGCGAGCCGAGTGCCTGCGAGTCCGGCTGCCTCTATGGGCAGTCACGCCGCCTCCTGGAGGGCAGCACAGGTCTCCGAACATTAAACAGAAGCTGCCTGAACTTTCCGTCGCGTTGCATTGGCAGGGATCGGCGATTTGTGACCTGCAACACACCGCAATGCCACAAGGTGCCCGTCCAGACGATCAACGACTTCGCCACCCAAGTGTGCATGCAGGCGAGGAAGTCGGATCCGGAACTCACCGGCGAGGGCCAGCAGCTGCCCAGCACGCTGGACGCGTCCTGCAAGATCTTCTGCCGTACCCGGACCAATGGCACCAAGTCCCGGCGCTGGACATTCCCAGATGGCACCACCTGCAAAGCGAAGCAGCACAACCCCGAGGATATCACCTACTGCATTTCCGGTCGCTGTGAGCGCTTTTCCTGCGATAATTCCACCTCCAACTTCTTCAAGATGGACAGCAGCTTCTGCGAGGCGAGATCAGTGCGCCCCACTAGGGATTCCTCAGATCAGGAGAGCAGGCAGCAGACCCCCAGCCAGCGATATGCAGAGCGCCAGGAGGGAAAACCACTGAAGAATCACTACGAGAATG AGGTAGCTAAGCGACCTTCCTATGGCCAAGGCAACCACATCAATGCGCCAGCATCGCCGTACAAGAGGAGGAACTATCACAAGCCATATCCTCCAGAGATTCCGCGACCCCCACCGCCTGCCTCTGCATCACTGATCGCCCTTGATCGTAGCTCGTCCTCGGAATCGGAGTGGGTGGCGCATCCGGGCTGCCACTCCAACTGCATGACAGACTCGAAGGGTGTGCAGGGAGTCACCTCCCGACTGACCGGTGTGGAGAGCATCCAACTGTGCTCCTATCGCATTCAACCCTGCGAGCGTTTGCAGACGGCGGCGGAGTATGCGGAACAGACCTGCGCCAGGTATCGCCAGAAGGTGCGCGGTCTGTCCGGCCACGGGGCCCAGATCTCGGCCAGCATCGATGAGCCGGACCGCAGCTGCCGCGTTGGCTGCCAGGATGAGTTCATCAAGTACAGGTACTACCTGGTGAACGGCCGGAACGGACACTTCCCGCCAGGCACTCGCTGCTCGCCGGTGGGCAAACGATACTGCGTGTATGGCAGGTGCCTGGAATTCGGCGACGATGATCTGCCGCTGGACAAGGCCCACATTAGCTTGGGTCAACTGAGGACGCGCCGGAAAAGGAGCTCGCCCTCCAATGACTTGTTCAACGTAACGGAGATATTCAGTAAACCATCACATTCAG ATATCTCCGCCGAAAACATCGAATTCACCCAACCCATTCACGTCTCCGCAGACGAACTGAGTAGCAAAAGCCGATAG